The following proteins are co-located in the Agromyces laixinhei genome:
- a CDS encoding glycosyltransferase family 2 protein has product MGKRPDDLARGLRSILDQQGVDVDVVCVGNGWDPATATPALPDGVTTLHLPENLGIPAGRNRGVPLVTGEAIFFLDDDAFLPSETFLADGCRMLADRPEIGLLQPRVVDPTGEVSPRRWIPRIRKGDPGHSSNVFSCWEGAVLMPRAVFDATGGWADPFFYAHEGIELAWRVWETGHVAWYAGDLEAGHPVIDPARHAYYYRLNARNRVWLARRNLPAVLVPIYVGSWTAIQVLRWARQPAALKAWFGGWRAGWREHPGRRRPMRWRTIWRMTLAGRPPLV; this is encoded by the coding sequence ATGGGAAAACGGCCCGACGACCTGGCCCGAGGCCTCCGCAGCATCCTCGACCAGCAGGGCGTCGACGTCGACGTCGTCTGCGTCGGCAACGGCTGGGACCCGGCGACCGCGACTCCGGCCCTGCCCGACGGCGTGACGACGTTGCACCTGCCCGAGAACCTCGGCATCCCGGCCGGCCGCAACCGCGGTGTGCCGCTCGTGACGGGCGAGGCGATCTTCTTCCTCGACGACGACGCGTTCCTTCCGAGTGAGACCTTTCTGGCCGATGGATGCCGCATGCTCGCCGATCGGCCGGAGATCGGCCTGCTCCAGCCCAGGGTCGTCGACCCGACGGGCGAGGTCTCACCGCGCCGCTGGATCCCGCGGATCCGCAAGGGCGACCCGGGCCACTCGAGCAACGTCTTCTCGTGCTGGGAGGGCGCCGTGCTCATGCCTCGCGCGGTATTCGACGCGACCGGGGGGTGGGCCGACCCGTTCTTCTACGCGCACGAGGGCATCGAGCTGGCATGGCGGGTCTGGGAGACCGGGCACGTCGCGTGGTACGCGGGCGACCTCGAGGCGGGGCATCCGGTCATCGACCCGGCCCGCCATGCGTACTACTACCGCCTGAATGCGCGGAACCGCGTCTGGCTCGCGCGCCGCAACCTGCCCGCCGTGCTCGTGCCGATCTACGTCGGCTCGTGGACTGCGATCCAGGTGCTCCGCTGGGCGCGCCAGCCGGCGGCGTTGAAGGCGTGGTTCGGTGGCTGGCGCGCAGGGTGGCGAGAGCACCCGGGGCGTCGGCGGCCGATGCGCTGGCGCACGATCTGGCGCATGACCCTCGCAGGTCGCCCGCCGCTGGTCTGA
- a CDS encoding GbsR/MarR family transcriptional regulator, protein MAEHEELEHDAQAEFVEAVGDALAGWRLSRATGRVYGFLLLRAEPSTLDAIGNGLGLSTGGASTAVRELVSWGLARTIPQPGSRRIRVEAVGGFEQLLAASHERSRTFIRTLRTGAMLTDDERAHERLRAVTELFEGYVDAGDEMLRRHRGLDRD, encoded by the coding sequence GTGGCTGAGCACGAAGAACTCGAGCACGACGCACAGGCCGAGTTCGTCGAGGCGGTCGGCGACGCTCTCGCGGGCTGGCGGCTGTCTCGCGCGACCGGCAGGGTCTACGGATTCCTCCTGCTGCGGGCAGAGCCGTCAACGCTCGACGCGATCGGCAACGGGCTGGGCCTCAGCACCGGCGGTGCCAGCACGGCCGTACGCGAGCTCGTGTCGTGGGGGCTCGCCAGAACGATCCCGCAGCCCGGAAGCCGGCGCATCCGCGTCGAGGCCGTCGGCGGATTCGAGCAGCTGCTCGCCGCGAGTCACGAGCGATCCCGCACGTTCATCCGCACCTTGCGCACCGGGGCGATGCTCACCGACGATGAGCGAGCGCACGAACGCCTCCGAGCGGTGACCGAGCTCTTCGAGGGCTACGTCGACGCGGGCGATGAGATGCTCCGGCGTCATCGCGGCCTCGACCGCGACTGA
- a CDS encoding alpha/beta fold hydrolase, which yields MLNLDRRLARPGATLRFTVLDGDERPVVLVHGAGVDHTMFAAQATALHGAGHTVVTFDQRGHGVSELDPGTRFTAPAALDDLAALLDHLALEQPALVGHSLGGNVTQALVRRDHGRAGALIVLDSAWNTGPLTRGERVALRLAAPALSLVPGSRLPGMLARASAVTPAAIAATEAVFARMPKRVFLDVWRATVAFVDPDPDYRVPIHLGLIRGGLDRTGNIATAMPEWAKAEGVEEHVIAGSGHLVTLDAPEATNAAVLDVLASVPRG from the coding sequence ATGCTGAATCTGGATCGGCGCCTCGCCCGCCCCGGAGCGACACTTCGCTTCACCGTGCTCGACGGCGACGAGCGGCCGGTCGTGCTCGTTCACGGTGCCGGCGTCGACCACACCATGTTCGCCGCACAGGCGACCGCGCTGCACGGGGCCGGCCACACCGTCGTGACGTTCGATCAGCGCGGGCACGGCGTCTCCGAACTCGACCCGGGCACCCGCTTCACGGCGCCGGCCGCGCTCGACGACCTCGCCGCGCTCCTCGACCACCTCGCCCTCGAGCAGCCCGCCCTCGTGGGGCACTCGCTCGGCGGAAACGTCACTCAGGCGCTCGTGCGTCGCGATCACGGCCGAGCGGGAGCGCTCATCGTGCTCGATTCGGCCTGGAACACCGGTCCGCTCACCCGCGGTGAACGCGTCGCACTGCGCTTGGCAGCCCCGGCATTGTCGCTCGTCCCCGGGTCTCGGCTGCCGGGCATGCTTGCTCGCGCCTCTGCCGTCACGCCTGCGGCGATCGCGGCGACCGAAGCGGTGTTCGCACGAATGCCGAAGCGTGTGTTCCTCGATGTCTGGCGCGCCACCGTCGCCTTCGTCGATCCGGATCCCGACTACCGGGTGCCCATTCACCTCGGACTCATCCGCGGCGGGCTCGATCGAACGGGCAACATCGCGACCGCGATGCCGGAATGGGCGAAGGCGGAGGGCGTCGAAGAACACGTGATCGCGGGCTCCGGCCATCTGGTGACCCTCGACGCTCCCGAGGCGACGAACGCGGCCGTCCTCGATGTGCTGGCATCGGTGCCTCGTGGCTGA